Below is a genomic region from Ferribacterium limneticum.
TGGTCATCGACCAGAATGATGCGGATCATCGTTGTTCCTCCTGTTGTTCTTCCTGGCTCATCGGCAAGCGGGCCTGAAGATGCAGCCCGATTGTTGCGTTATTTTCTATGTGCAGACTGCCCCCGGCCATTTCCAGCCTTTCCGCCATGCCGAGCAAGCCGCCACGGCGTGCCGGGCCGGCTTCGGGCAGACCTTTTCCATCGTCCTCTACGCTCAAGTACAGCGCCTTTCGTACCACTTGAATGCGGATCCGGCAGTGCCGTGCTTCGCTATGGCGAACCACATTGGTCAGTCCTTCCTGCACCACGCGGTAGAGCACCAAGGCAGCCGCTTCGTCGAGCACGGGCAGTTCGGCCGGCATCTCAAGGCTAAACTTGATGCCGGACTCGCGCTGCTGCCAGCTCGTCACCAGTTCGCGCAGGGCGCTGGCCAGCCCCAGTGCATCCAGACCATGCGGGCGCAGGCGCTTGAGCATGGCGCGCAACTGCTCGCCGCTGGTCCGCACGTCGCGCCGGAGATCTCCGGCGCATTCGATGATGCTTGGCGGCGCCAGCCGCGTTGCGTTGCGTTCGAGAAAGGCGGCGGTAACCCCGATGGCGGTCAGCGTTTGCCCCATCTCGTCATGCAATTCCCTTGCCAGTATGTGGCGTTCCTCTTCCTGTACCGCAATGAGCTGGCGGGCGAGCTGTTGCTGGGCGGCGCGGGACGCCTCCAGCTTGCCGGCCAGCGCGTCAATGGCGCTGGCCACGCGACGAAATTCGCGCAGGGCAAAAGGCGGCATGGCGGCATTGGGGGCATTGTCGGCCAGACGCTGCAGGCCGGCTTCCAGCTCACGTACCGGAGTCAGTGCGCGGTCGGCCGACCACCAGGCGACGAGCAGAGTTGCTCCAGAATAGAGCAGCAGGGTGATGCAAAGTCGAACAGTGTCGCCCAGGCGCTCCTCGATTTCGGAATTGGGGTTGGGTGCGATGTGCAGGGTTTGCTCACCCAGGCGGATGGTTTGCGCCGGTGTCGCGCTCGGGGCGATGCCGAGCAGGCCGGCAAGCCAGTGCGGCGTCGTGTCGGCAGCCGGCTGTGCCGAATCGAGGTGAATGCTCAGGTGGCGCAGGTGGGCGTCGCGCAGCAGGGCTTCCAGTTCTGCCCGGTCGCCGGGGGGCGCATTGCCCGCCTTGAGCAGGACGGTGACCAGCTGTTCGGAAGCGGCGACCTCGGCCTGAATGTCACCGCGCAGGGAATGCAGGTTGATCAGTATGGCCATCAGCATGAGGCCGGCGAGCAGCCCGCCGAGCCAGATGACCAGCCGTTTTCGAAGATCCATGTGGTGCCAGTCTGTTTTGTATGGATGAGCTTTCTGCAGGTTTCGTACCTGCCCGCCATCAGCTCGGGAATTTTTCCCGGTTTGGCGGTGAGCTTGTCCCGAGACTTTGGACAAAGGCGCTTCCTATACTCGGCTCGCCTGTCGGGATGGATGGGCCGCCCCGATGTTTCGGGGGAGTCACGACACTACTTAGGAGACGAAAGAAAAAATGAAATCAACCCGGTTCAATCCCCGCCAGACCCTTATCGCAGCCATGGTCGCAGCCAGCTTCTGTACGCCGGCGATGGCGGCCAAGACAGTTAGTTGGGAAGATATTCTCAACGACGACAAGACTACCGGCGATGTGCTGTCCTACGGCCTGGGTCTGAAAGCCCAGCGCTTCAGCCCGCTGACCAAGATCAATACCAAGAACGTCGATCATCTGGTGCCGGCCTGGAGTTTCTCCTTCGGCGGCGAAAAGCAGCGCGGCCAGGAAGCTCAGGCCCTGGTGCACGACGGCGTGATCTACGTTACCGCCTCGTACTCGCGCATCTTCGCCATCGATGCCCGTACCGGCAAGCGCCTGTGGGAGTACGAAGCCCGCCTGCCGGAAGATATCCGCCCGTGCTGCGACGTGATCAACCGCGGCGCCGCCATCTACGGCGACAAGATCTACTTTGGCACGCTCGACGCCACCGTCGTGGCGCTCAATAAGGACACCGGCAAGGTCGTCTGGAAGAAGAAGTTCGGCGACCACAAGATCGGCTACACGATGACCGGTGCCCCCTTTGTCGTAAAGGACCAGAAGAGCGGCAAGGTGCTGCTGGTGCATGGTTCGTCGGGTGACGAATTCGGCGTCGTCGGCTACCTGTTCGCCCGCGATCCGGATACCGGCGAGGAAGTCTGGGCCCGCCCGATGGTCGAAGGCCACATGGGTCGCCTGAACGGCAAGGAAAGCACGCCGACCGGCGATGCCAAGGCGCCAAGCTGGCCGGAGGGTGCGGACGGCAAAAAGGTCGATGCCTGGAACCACGGTGGCGGCGCCCCGTGGCAGACCGCCAGCTACGACGTGGACAAGAACATGGTGGTCATCGGCACTGGCAACCCGGCGCCGTGGAACACCTGGCACCGGACCAAGGAGGGCGACGATCCGCGCAACTGGGACAGCCTGTTCACCTCCGGCCAGGCCTACGTCGATGCCAGCAACGGCGAGCTCAAGGGCTTCTTCCAGCACACCCCGAACGATGCCTGGGACTTCTCCGGCAACAACTCGGTCGTCCTCTTCGAATACAAGGATCCGAAGACCGGCAAGCTGGTCAAGGCCTCGGCCCACGCCGACCGCAACGGCTATTTCTTCGTCACCGACCGCGAAAAGCTGACCAATGGCGCCGGCTACCCGAACAAGCCGACCTCGCTGATCGGTGCATGGCCGTTCGTCGAGGGCATCACCTGGGCGAAGAGCTGGAACCTGCAGACCGGCAAGCCGAACATCGTCGAAGGCCAGCATCCGCCGAAGCCGAAAGAGGGCGCCGACAAGGGCGACTCGATCTTCGTTTCGCCGCCTTTCCTGGGCGGCACCAACTGGATGCCGATGAGCTACAGCCAGCAGACCGAGCTGTTCTACATCCCGGCCAACCACTGGGCGATGGACTACTGGACCGAAAAGCTGACCTACAAGGCCGGCTCCGCCTACCTCGGCCAGGGCTTCCGCATCAAGCGCCTGTTCGACGACCACGTCGGCACCCTGCGCGCCATGGACCCGAAGACCGGCAAGATCGTCTGGGAGCACAAGGAGAAATTCCCGCTCTGGGCCGGCACCATGACCACCGCCGGCGGCCTGTTGTTCACCGGCACCTCGGACGGCTACGTCAAGGCCTTCGACGCCAGGAACGGCAAGGAACTGTGGAAATTCCAGACCGGTTCCGGCGTGGTTTCCGTGCCGATCACCTGGGAAATGGACGGCGAGCAGTTTGTCGGCATCCAGTCCGGTTACGGCGGCGCCGTGCCGTTGTGGGGCGGCGACATGGCCGACCTGACCAAGCAGGTGACGCAGGGCGGCTCGATGTGGGTGTTCAAGCTGCCGAAATCGTTGAAGAACTGAGCGAGCGCTTCGCTTCAACCGTTCCCGCTGCAGGCCGGATTCCCCCGGCCTGCGGAATGCCCGCAAGCAAGGCTGGGTCAGCGCTGCATGGACGCAGACCCAGCCTGGGAATATTTGGATCGAAGCATCTTTCGAATGACGACAATGCCCAGACATTTCATTTTTGCCCTTTTTTTCGGGTCGACCGTAGCATTGGCCGCCGAACCCTTCGAACCGCTGGTCATCAACGGTTGCGGCATCTGGCCGCATACCCGTTGCCCGGGGGCCGACCTGCGCCACGCCAATCTGGCTGGCCAGAACCTGGCCGGGGCCGATCTGACCGGTGCCCAACTGGCGCGGGCTGACCTGCGCGGGGCCAACCTGGCCGGCGCCAACCTCGACGGGGCCGACCTGACCGCCGCCCGGCTCAACAAGGTCAGTGCGCCGACGGCGACCTTTCGCGGCGCCAAAATGGTCGGTGCCGATCTCGAATTCGCCCGCCTTTTTCGCACCGATTTCACCAATGCCGACCTGACTGGTGCCAATCTCGAAGCGGCCAAGGCCAATTTCGCCTGGTTCATCGGCGTCCGGCTGAACAACGCCAACCTGCAGGAAACCAAATTCTTCACCGTTAATTTCCGCAAGGCCGATCTGACTGGCATCTTCCGGCGCTTCGCGGTGTTTCAGGATGCCGATTTCGAGGGCTGTACCAACTGCCCGATCGACTGGTGATCGCCATGAACAAACTGCTCGTTACCTTATTCACCGTGCTCTTTGCCTCGCTGGCCGTGGCCAACGAAGTCGCCATCGCCCCCACCGTGTTGCCGGATGGCCTGCCGCCGCTCGGCAACACCTGGCTGGCCGAAAACCCCTACCGGGGCAACCTGGCCGCCATCGTCACCGGACAGCAGGCCTACAACCAGGCCTGCGCCCGCTGCCACGGTGCCGATGCCAGTACCAATGCCGCCCCGGCGCCGGATCTTCGGCTGCTCAACCGCTTCTGCAAACGGATCGGCGACGCCGAACTGAACGCCGCCTGCATGCGCGACAACGACGCCTATTTCGCCAAGAGCGTGCGCAGGGGCAAGATCATCGTCGGCGTTACTCATATGCCGCCGTGGGAAGGCGTCTTGAAGCAGGAACTGGCCTGGGCCATCCAGGTTTTCATCGAATCGCGGGCCGGAACAAGCAAGTGAGCATCCACGGTCAACCGGGATTTTTGGCCAAAAATGAAAAACGGCGCGAGGGCCGAAGCCGCCGCGCCGTTTCAATCGGGCGCCGGAGCGCCCGAAAAGACTTCAAATTAACCCTTGTGCAGCTTGAAGACCCACACCGAACCGCCCTGTTCGAGGAAGTTCACGCGCTTGGCCACGTCGCCGCCCCACAGCGGAACAGCGCCGCCCCAGCCGGTCGTGACGGCGATCATCTGCTCGCCATCCTGTTCCCAGCTGACCGGCGGTGCAACGATGCCGGTACCGGTCTGGAAGGACCACAGTTCCTTGCCAGTCTTGGCATCGACGCCCTTCAGGAAGCCTTCCGGGGTGCCGTAGAAGACCAGGCCACCAGCGGTGGTCAGGACGCCGCCCCACAACGGAGCGTAGTTCTTGTTTTCCCAGACGATCTTGCCGGTAGTCGGATCGACCGCACGCAGCACGCCGATATGGTCGTCGTTCAGTGCCTTGATGGTGAAGCCGGCGCCCAGGTAAGCAGCACCCTTCTTGTAGGAAACAGGTTCGTTCCAGATATCCATCGACCACTCGTTGGCCGGCACGTAGAACAAGCCGGTCTGCGGGCTGTAGGCCATTTGCTGCTGGTTCTTGCCGCCGAGGAAGGACGGGGCCGAGAAGACGACCTTGCCCTTCTTGCCATCGGCGCTGGCTGTCGGGTCACCCGGACGGCCTTCTTCGATGTAGTTCGGACGGCCGGTTTCGAGGTTGATGCCGGTAGCCCAGGTGATCTTCTTGACGAACGGGAAAGCGTTGAGCAGCTTGCCGTTGGTCCGGTTGTTCACGAAGAAGAAACCGTTACGGTCGGCCTTGCCGCCAGCCTTGATGATCTTGCCCGTCTTCGGATCCTTGTAGTCGAAGGAAACGAATTCGTTCACGCCGTCAAAGTCCCAGCCATCGTGCGGGGTGTTCTGGTAGTGCCAGGCGATCTTGCCGGTGTCGGCGTCGATGGCAACGGTGGAGGACGAGAACAGGTTGTCGCCCGGACGCAGGTGGCTGTTCCACGGGGCCGGATTGCCGGTGCCGGCGAAGATCAGGTTGGTTTCCGGATCGTAGGTGGCGCCGTTCCAGGTCGCTGCACCGCCGGTTTGCCAGAGGTCGCCGGACCAGGTGGCGTTGGTCGTGCCGGAGATGCCGTTTTCGACCTTCTCGCCGGCTGCGTTGAAGCTGTAACCCATGTGACCTTCAACGGTCGGACGGGTCCAGATCAGCTTGCCGGTCAGCGGGTCGCGGGCATCGATGCGGCCAACAACGCCGAATTCGCCACCGGAAACACCGGTAATCAGCTTGCCCTTGGCGATGATCGGAGCAGCACTGGCAGAGTAGCCAGCGGCGTAGTCACCGAGTTTTTCCTTCCAGACGACCTTGCCGGTGTCCTGGTTCATGGCGACGAGCTGGGCATCCAGCGTCGCGAAGATGACCAGGTCGCCGTACAGGGCGGCGCCGCGGTTGATTACGTCGCAGCACGGCATGATGCCGTCCGGCAGACGGTGCTCGTACTTCCACAGCTTCTTGCCGGTCTTCACGTCGATGGCGAACAGGCGGCTGTAGGAAGCGGTAACGAACATCTTGCCGTTGCTGATGACCGGTTGCGATTCCTGGCCGCGTTGCTTCTCGCCGCCGAAGGACATCGACCAGGCCGGGACCAGATTCTTCACCGTCTTGGCGTTGATCTGGGTAGACGGGCTGTAACGCTGACCCTGGGTGCCGAGGCCGAAGCTGACCACGTCGCCGGTGGTCTTGGCATCGTTGAGGATGTCTGCATCAGTGACGCCGGCGCTGGCCGGGCTGCCGGCAAATGCCGCTGCCGTCAGTAGCGCGAGGGTAACAACTCTCCGCTTGAAAGGGGTATGACTTTGCATGGATTGTCTCCTTGATTATCCGATGGTTCCGACGCGGAAAACCGTGTTGAACACGGTCCGGCCGCGTGGAATGACATGCTGGCGAGCCACCTCCATTCCCTGAACCGGCTCGCTGGCAGGGAAACCGATCTGCAAGGGCTGTGCCAAGCTGGCCCGGAATGCCCGGCGCTCCTGTTGGCGGGGCTAAAGCGGCCTTCATTGTTGCCTTTTGTGTCGCAGGGGGGTGAGTCAGTTGTCTGTTCCATTAGTCACCACCTGCTCCAAAGTTGCACACCTGGGTTGTTCAGGTGCTGTGACAGTGTCCTGTGCTGCGGCGTCTTCGCCCGTCAGATCAGCGATTGCCTGAATTGCTCCGGCCTTGGCACGCGCTTTGCGAACGTTTCTCGGCAAAGAGCCCACCGGGCAAAAGGAGCGAGACACGATGAAATACCCACTGACCATTGCGGCGATTGCCCTGGCGGCGTTGATGCCCCCGGCCGAAGCCGCCGCCTTGCGCGAGAGCGGCGACCCGCTCGCCTCGGCACGCTGGTCGGAAATGCAGAAAGCTTTCCTGGCCGGGGCGCCCGTCCTGTTCGATCCGCGCGTCAAGGTGGTCGCCCCCTCGACGGCTGAAAACCCGATGCAGGTGCCGGTCACTGTCGACGCCACGGCACTGGCTGGCGTGATCGAAGTTGTCGTCTTCGCCGACTTCAATCCCATCGTCCAGGTGCTGCGCTTCTTCCCCGAAGACGCGCCGGCTTTCCTCGGTT
It encodes:
- a CDS encoding PQQ-dependent methanol/ethanol family dehydrogenase, with the translated sequence MQSHTPFKRRVVTLALLTAAAFAGSPASAGVTDADILNDAKTTGDVVSFGLGTQGQRYSPSTQINAKTVKNLVPAWSMSFGGEKQRGQESQPVISNGKMFVTASYSRLFAIDVKTGKKLWKYEHRLPDGIMPCCDVINRGAALYGDLVIFATLDAQLVAMNQDTGKVVWKEKLGDYAAGYSASAAPIIAKGKLITGVSGGEFGVVGRIDARDPLTGKLIWTRPTVEGHMGYSFNAAGEKVENGISGTTNATWSGDLWQTGGAATWNGATYDPETNLIFAGTGNPAPWNSHLRPGDNLFSSSTVAIDADTGKIAWHYQNTPHDGWDFDGVNEFVSFDYKDPKTGKIIKAGGKADRNGFFFVNNRTNGKLLNAFPFVKKITWATGINLETGRPNYIEEGRPGDPTASADGKKGKVVFSAPSFLGGKNQQQMAYSPQTGLFYVPANEWSMDIWNEPVSYKKGAAYLGAGFTIKALNDDHIGVLRAVDPTTGKIVWENKNYAPLWGGVLTTAGGLVFYGTPEGFLKGVDAKTGKELWSFQTGTGIVAPPVSWEQDGEQMIAVTTGWGGAVPLWGGDVAKRVNFLEQGGSVWVFKLHKG
- a CDS encoding c-type cytochrome: MNKLLVTLFTVLFASLAVANEVAIAPTVLPDGLPPLGNTWLAENPYRGNLAAIVTGQQAYNQACARCHGADASTNAAPAPDLRLLNRFCKRIGDAELNAACMRDNDAYFAKSVRRGKIIVGVTHMPPWEGVLKQELAWAIQVFIESRAGTSK
- a CDS encoding pentapeptide repeat-containing protein gives rise to the protein MPRHFIFALFFGSTVALAAEPFEPLVINGCGIWPHTRCPGADLRHANLAGQNLAGADLTGAQLARADLRGANLAGANLDGADLTAARLNKVSAPTATFRGAKMVGADLEFARLFRTDFTNADLTGANLEAAKANFAWFIGVRLNNANLQETKFFTVNFRKADLTGIFRRFAVFQDADFEGCTNCPIDW
- a CDS encoding methanol/ethanol family PQQ-dependent dehydrogenase, whose protein sequence is MKSTRFNPRQTLIAAMVAASFCTPAMAAKTVSWEDILNDDKTTGDVLSYGLGLKAQRFSPLTKINTKNVDHLVPAWSFSFGGEKQRGQEAQALVHDGVIYVTASYSRIFAIDARTGKRLWEYEARLPEDIRPCCDVINRGAAIYGDKIYFGTLDATVVALNKDTGKVVWKKKFGDHKIGYTMTGAPFVVKDQKSGKVLLVHGSSGDEFGVVGYLFARDPDTGEEVWARPMVEGHMGRLNGKESTPTGDAKAPSWPEGADGKKVDAWNHGGGAPWQTASYDVDKNMVVIGTGNPAPWNTWHRTKEGDDPRNWDSLFTSGQAYVDASNGELKGFFQHTPNDAWDFSGNNSVVLFEYKDPKTGKLVKASAHADRNGYFFVTDREKLTNGAGYPNKPTSLIGAWPFVEGITWAKSWNLQTGKPNIVEGQHPPKPKEGADKGDSIFVSPPFLGGTNWMPMSYSQQTELFYIPANHWAMDYWTEKLTYKAGSAYLGQGFRIKRLFDDHVGTLRAMDPKTGKIVWEHKEKFPLWAGTMTTAGGLLFTGTSDGYVKAFDARNGKELWKFQTGSGVVSVPITWEMDGEQFVGIQSGYGGAVPLWGGDMADLTKQVTQGGSMWVFKLPKSLKN
- a CDS encoding sensor histidine kinase, producing MDLRKRLVIWLGGLLAGLMLMAILINLHSLRGDIQAEVAASEQLVTVLLKAGNAPPGDRAELEALLRDAHLRHLSIHLDSAQPAADTTPHWLAGLLGIAPSATPAQTIRLGEQTLHIAPNPNSEIEERLGDTVRLCITLLLYSGATLLVAWWSADRALTPVRELEAGLQRLADNAPNAAMPPFALREFRRVASAIDALAGKLEASRAAQQQLARQLIAVQEEERHILARELHDEMGQTLTAIGVTAAFLERNATRLAPPSIIECAGDLRRDVRTSGEQLRAMLKRLRPHGLDALGLASALRELVTSWQQRESGIKFSLEMPAELPVLDEAAALVLYRVVQEGLTNVVRHSEARHCRIRIQVVRKALYLSVEDDGKGLPEAGPARRGGLLGMAERLEMAGGSLHIENNATIGLHLQARLPMSQEEQQEEQR